The DNA sequence TTGGGCCCGCCGTAGCCCGTGTCAGCGTCAGCAATGAGAGGGACGCTGGGATCCAGGTTGGCAATCATTTCAGCGTGCTCTCGCATGTCATTAAGCGAGGCAAAGCCCAAGTCTGGCTGGCCGAGCTTTGAAGCGCATGTTCCAGCGCCCGTCTGTGCAAGGCAACGTAGTTAGCACTCTGCAAGcttgcatacatgtacattgtGTCCTACTTACCATGTAGAGGCCATCAAAGCCAACTTCTAGCGCAATTCTAGCAGTGAAACCATCATAGACGCCCGGCAGAACAAGCAGTTCATTGCCTTCAGTGAGCATTTTCCTCAGCCGAGTTGCGGCCGGAGTGGGGCTGGCCGCATGGCCGTTGGTCCCGTTGGAAGCTCCGTTTGTGTAAGTcatgttgatgttggcgagAATGATGGAAGATGACTGTTGAAATGAGTCGAAAGGGTCAAGATTGCTGGTGAGAATTGAGCAAAGCCAAAGGTCCAAGTACAGTGTTTTATATCCATCTCTAGAGCCACAGTGATTCTCAAAAGTATGGATCTTGAGTGAGGAGCAAGCCGATCGGCGAAACATGTCCGATCGGCCAGGCCCAACGCCGATCGGCGTCAACATCGCGAAAGTCTAGGTAAACGCCAAGAGTCAACCTGTTTTCGCTGCTAAGCACTAGACCCCGGATTCCCCAGCTGACCGAGAAACTATACACTAATAGGTAGATTAATATCTGGGGTCCCCGCGTTGTTGCTCTGCCGGTCCGGGGAAGGCTTGCGCTATTGCTCTCATACTCATAGCCTAGAACTCAGAGTATATAATTCCCACAATGCAGCCCTATCTTGCATGTCTATCCTGGAGGCTTTTTGTCGTTCTGCCTTGCTTGCATATTCACAGTGCCGACATATACTCTCATGCGGCAAAGTTAATCATATTCCACAGAGTGTATCTACTCAACAGCCTCGACAATGTCCTCTGATACTATGCCCGTGGGTGGTGAAGCCCCATCCGCGAAGGAGACTACAACTGGCCTAGAGCATAAGGAGTCGATTCCCGATCTCAGCATGGAGAAAGGCGAAGTTGTTCATGACGAACATGTCAACACGCCAGAGTGGCGAGcgctcgagaagaagctggtccGCAAGCTTGACATGACTTTGCTGCCGGTAGTGTGGATCTTATACTTGTTCAACTACTTGGACAGGAACAACATCGCGTATGTACTCTACTTGAAGCAAACAACTATCTCATATCATTGGGTGCTAACAAAAATTATATTAGCCAAGCCAAGCTAAACACCTTTGAGAGAGACCTTAAGCTACACGATGACAATTTCAATACTGCTGTGTCTATCCTCAACGTCGGGTTAGTCTTTTTTCGACGCAATGATACTTCGGCTTCCCTGGCTAACAGATCGACAGATATATGCTTGCTCAACTACCATCCAACATGCTCATTACCCGCATTCGACCCAGTCTCTACCTGCCTGCCTGCGTCGCCGTATGGTCAGTCGTGTCTGCCGCCACAGCAGGTGCACAGAACTATGGAAATTTAATTGTGATTCGATTCTTCCTTGGCATTGTGGAAGCCCCTTTCTTCCCTGGAGTAAGTCTCAACCCGACATCTTGATAGAGCAGTAGCAATACATGAGCTGACACATTTTCTCTCCATAGGCATTCTACCTCCTGTCCTGTTGGTACACGCGAAAAGAGTTGGCCTTACGTACCGCCGTCTTATACTCCGGACTGGTCCTTGCAACCGCATTTTCAGGCTTGATCGCAGCTGGTGTGTTCTCAGGCCTCGATGGGGCCCGAGGTATACCaggctggcggtggctcttcatcatcgacggtgcaggcagcttctttgctgcaATGGTCTCCTTTTTCCTGCTGCCAGATTATATCGAATCCAAAACTGGAAGTGGCAAGTGGCTCTTTACAGAGGAGGAGCGAGAATTGGCCGCGAAGAGAATGGCTCTGGATCGCGTATCATTGCCAGAGGCTGATCACTCTGTCTGGTATGGCGTACGGCTGGCTCTGAAAGACACTCGAACTTGGATATTCGTAAGTTATATCATCTCCCAATTACTTCTGGATATTGTAACTCACATGATCTCTCCCAGGTACTCCTTCTTTGCTCGAACCACACTGCCTACGGATTCAACTACTTCTTTCCCACCATTGTAAACGGCTTCCATATCGGCTCGCAGACAATCACTCTCACCCTCACAGCGCCTCCGTATCTCTTTGGTGCagctgtctcttttcttgttgcCTACTCCAGCGATCGCCATAACGAGAGAGGCTATCATATATGCGTTCCTATGGCCGTTGCATCCGTAggcttcatcatctcggCTGCCACTCTCAACATAGGTGCCCGCTACTTTGCGTCTTTCCTCTACTGTTCAGGCGCTTTCGCAGCGAATGCCATGGTCTACTCGTGGGCTGCAAGCACGCTGAACCAGACGCCGGAAAAGCGCGCGGCTGGAACAGCAATCGTCAACTTACTTGCCCAGCTCGGTAACATTTGGAGCCCATATTTCTTCCGTCCCGGCGATTCGCCACGGTATGCGCTTGCCATGATACTCATGatggttttttcttttattagtATCGGGTGCTCTTTGTTGCTCAAGTTTGTACTCCGaagagagaacaagaagatattggcagaagcagagggGACTGGGCAGGCTGTCACACTGTTTACTTTGTAGCTGGGACCTATGCGTCCGACATTTAGTCACGAGATTGATGAATTATATATTTGCGTTGCCGAATATGGCACTTTTTTCACGTTACTCTGTAACCCTCTAGATCCATGTACCTACAGCTTACATATGGCACGCATGAATGAATGAGCTCTCGTAGATAAAAAATCAAGTTCCAATTTGTATGATACGCATGATCCTAAATACCATTACTCGTGAGACAGAAGCGAGTGTAGAGAATGACTAGTTGACAAATGATTGTTTACAAACTCGAGCACACACTCTTTTCCGCTGCCTCCACACAAAACGGATTGGCAGTAAAAACACCATTGGGATCAGCCTTTTTCCGGATCTGTCGCAGTTTCTCGTACGTTTGAGAGTCATAATAGTGCGGCCAGACCTTCTTCATATCCCAGTCACCATACGAGCCCCAAAGAACGCGGCGATCGTCCTTGCTAAAGTAAGTGACCGACCCAGCATCGTTCTCATCCTGCCACTTCT is a window from the Trichoderma atroviride chromosome 5, complete sequence genome containing:
- a CDS encoding uncharacterized protein (EggNog:ENOG41~TransMembrane:12 (i60-77o101-118i130-150o156-179i191-212o224-246i301-320o332-355i367-385o391-412i424-441o453-474i)); translation: MSSDTMPVGGEAPSAKETTTGLEHKESIPDLSMEKGEVVHDEHVNTPEWRALEKKLVRKLDMTLLPVVWILYLFNYLDRNNIAQAKLNTFERDLKLHDDNFNTAVSILNVGYMLAQLPSNMLITRIRPSLYLPACVAVWSVVSAATAGAQNYGNLIVIRFFLGIVEAPFFPGAFYLLSCWYTRKELALRTAVLYSGLVLATAFSGLIAAGVFSGLDGARGIPGWRWLFIIDGAGSFFAAMVSFFLLPDYIESKTGSGKWLFTEEERELAAKRMALDRVSLPEADHSVWYGVRLALKDTRTWIFVLLLCSNHTAYGFNYFFPTIVNGFHIGSQTITLTLTAPPYLFGAAVSFLVAYSSDRHNERGYHICVPMAVASVGFIISAATLNIGARYFASFLYCSGAFAANAMVYSWAASTLNQTPEKRAAGTAIVNLLAQLGNIWSPYFFRPGDSPRYALAMILMMVFSFISIGCSLLLKFVLRRENKKILAEAEGTGQAVTLFTL